A region from the Stygiolobus caldivivus genome encodes:
- a CDS encoding glycogen/starch synthase: MKRYESLWMPDEIKNIWMISVELTKVASLGGLGPVVYNLSRELAGQGYKVTVIMPSHGRHFDPKLREYLSLKDLPLVAEGDRVGLDGRKYHYKLGFEEGKLDGFNVVLVKGLDHSTGVIMDDWNIYSNINEKSALLARGVIKYSEFSIPSNVPSIIHVHDWHSVLAGVGAKQTFETRRIIVPLIYTIHLLNKVGFPWHYASEDWAGLLNCPHYIWKVIKHELYTTRQVWDELSSGLIEKFGAYEADMLATVSKSYLTYDVYNFIGNWIENKSCVTYNGTEWNVNEAVEYARSRFNTTERETVRRRLYEELERLRVIPEDYVTGNLLWNNRFRIGIKDDWTYSRLDDGPLVLFAGRMVYQKGVDLLVRAFRETLNVIPNARLVVLGLPSGDYGLLQDVINKSSEMGGNVRLIISSSLPKDIYKLFYYASSVFVIPSRWEPFGLVSVEAMALGAPVVAYAVGGLRETIVDIREDSKNGTGFLVEPENIWELSRAITTSLLLSMATEKKDVSILDNKSLLFKPEDVNYWNKVRENSIRRVEENFRWSASVKQLLSCYSKAQTMAKYRVLASF, from the coding sequence ATGAAAAGATATGAATCCCTTTGGATGCCAGACGAAATAAAAAACATCTGGATGATCTCGGTTGAACTTACTAAAGTGGCTAGCCTTGGAGGACTAGGACCGGTAGTATATAATCTAAGTAGAGAGCTAGCTGGGCAGGGCTACAAAGTAACAGTGATAATGCCGAGCCACGGAAGGCATTTTGACCCCAAACTAAGGGAATACCTTTCCCTAAAAGACCTCCCTTTAGTAGCTGAAGGGGATAGAGTAGGCCTAGATGGCAGAAAATACCATTATAAGCTAGGTTTTGAGGAAGGCAAACTGGACGGTTTTAACGTGGTCTTAGTAAAAGGTTTAGACCATTCTACCGGAGTAATAATGGATGACTGGAATATCTATTCGAACATTAATGAAAAATCGGCGCTCCTAGCACGCGGAGTAATAAAATATTCCGAGTTCTCTATACCGTCTAATGTCCCTTCTATAATCCACGTCCATGACTGGCACTCGGTATTAGCAGGCGTAGGGGCTAAACAGACCTTCGAAACTAGGAGGATAATAGTCCCCCTAATCTACACTATCCACTTACTGAATAAAGTAGGATTCCCTTGGCACTATGCTTCCGAAGATTGGGCTGGCCTACTGAATTGCCCCCACTATATCTGGAAGGTAATAAAACATGAACTATATACCACAAGACAAGTATGGGATGAACTATCCTCGGGGTTAATTGAAAAGTTCGGAGCGTATGAGGCTGATATGCTAGCTACTGTAAGCAAAAGTTACCTTACTTACGACGTCTACAACTTCATCGGTAACTGGATCGAAAATAAGAGCTGTGTGACTTATAACGGGACTGAATGGAATGTAAACGAAGCAGTAGAATACGCTAGGTCTAGGTTCAACACCACCGAGAGGGAGACGGTAAGGAGAAGGTTATACGAAGAGTTGGAAAGGTTGAGAGTGATCCCGGAAGACTATGTAACAGGGAACCTATTATGGAACAACAGGTTCAGGATAGGTATCAAAGACGACTGGACATATTCAAGGCTCGATGACGGTCCCTTAGTGCTATTTGCTGGTAGAATGGTTTATCAAAAAGGAGTAGACTTGCTGGTCAGGGCATTCAGGGAAACACTTAACGTGATCCCTAATGCTAGGTTAGTAGTCCTCGGTTTACCTTCCGGTGATTACGGTCTATTACAAGACGTTATAAACAAGTCATCCGAAATGGGAGGAAACGTTAGGCTAATAATATCTTCATCATTACCTAAAGACATCTACAAATTATTCTACTATGCCTCGTCTGTATTTGTAATACCGTCTAGGTGGGAGCCTTTTGGGCTAGTATCTGTAGAAGCCATGGCTTTAGGAGCCCCTGTAGTGGCATACGCAGTAGGAGGACTTAGAGAGACAATAGTAGACATTAGGGAAGATAGTAAAAACGGTACAGGTTTCTTAGTAGAACCGGAAAATATATGGGAACTAAGTAGGGCTATTACAACTTCTCTGTTACTATCTATGGCTACAGAGAAAAAAGACGTCTCCATACTAGATAATAAGAGTTTATTATTCAAGCCTGAGGACGTAAACTATTGGAATAAAGTCAGGGAAAATAGCATTAGAAGAGTAGAGGAAAACTTTAGGTGGTCTGCCTCAGTAAAACAACTCCTCAGCTGTTACTCAAAAGCTCAGACTATGGCTAAATACAGAGTATTAGCATCATTCTAA
- a CDS encoding sulfite oxidase-like oxidoreductase, with the protein MQEQIPPGQKYVKKFIYYAALGVPDVDVNTYKLKIFGEVEKKLEFSYEELLKMIDVEYTKDFHCVTGWSVAGVKWEGVKIKTLAEMAKVKDSAKWVIFYSLDGYTSVVPVEDALSEDSIVALKMNGKPLDIKSGFPARPFIPHLYGWKSAKWLTAIQFTTEYQDGFWEERGYHERGNVWEEERFKGKGFSHSGLKRRPIL; encoded by the coding sequence GTGCAAGAACAAATTCCACCCGGACAAAAATACGTTAAAAAGTTCATATACTATGCGGCGTTAGGAGTACCAGATGTAGATGTAAATACTTACAAACTGAAAATTTTCGGTGAGGTCGAGAAGAAACTAGAATTCAGTTATGAAGAACTACTTAAAATGATCGACGTTGAATATACTAAAGATTTCCACTGCGTGACAGGTTGGAGTGTAGCTGGTGTAAAATGGGAGGGGGTAAAAATAAAGACATTGGCTGAAATGGCAAAGGTCAAAGACTCAGCCAAATGGGTTATCTTTTACTCACTCGATGGTTATACCTCTGTAGTGCCGGTAGAGGACGCATTATCTGAAGACTCTATAGTAGCCCTAAAGATGAACGGAAAGCCCTTAGATATAAAGTCAGGGTTCCCTGCCCGTCCTTTTATACCCCACCTCTACGGATGGAAAAGTGCAAAGTGGCTTACTGCTATCCAGTTCACCACTGAATATCAAGATGGATTCTGGGAGGAGAGGGGATATCACGAAAGAGGTAATGTGTGGGAGGAAGAGAGGTTTAAGGGAAAAGGGTTCAGTCATAGCGGTTTAAAAAGAAGACCTATACTTTAA
- a CDS encoding XdhC family protein has translation MDVVIFTSSREAEAEEPVFCDRDSVKVDKSKCTGKSISVAPILSRYLKDLGFKVTVVDPFADDVAYEADEVIKGDSFKVPDEVVKGKYVVIATKHVYDTWAIMKSIIGGAKEIAVVMSIKRAKVIMRRLLEAGIPVEQLKRLRIPAGLDIGAKSEKEIALSILAEIITVERGGSGRPLREVKGFEKIFEEVK, from the coding sequence ATGGATGTAGTTATCTTCACTTCGAGTAGGGAAGCAGAGGCAGAAGAACCGGTATTTTGTGATAGGGATAGTGTCAAAGTCGATAAGAGTAAATGCACTGGGAAGAGTATAAGTGTTGCACCGATCCTCTCTAGGTATTTAAAAGACCTGGGGTTTAAGGTTACAGTAGTAGACCCTTTTGCAGATGATGTAGCTTATGAAGCTGATGAAGTGATAAAAGGCGACTCGTTTAAAGTCCCAGATGAAGTCGTAAAAGGGAAATATGTAGTAATAGCTACTAAACACGTTTATGATACATGGGCTATAATGAAATCAATAATAGGTGGAGCTAAGGAGATCGCCGTAGTTATGAGCATAAAGAGGGCAAAAGTTATAATGAGGAGACTCCTAGAAGCAGGGATACCAGTTGAGCAACTTAAGAGGCTGAGGATACCTGCGGGCTTGGATATAGGTGCTAAAAGCGAAAAAGAAATAGCGTTAAGCATATTAGCCGAGATTATTACGGTGGAAAGAGGGGGGAGCGGGAGGCCACTTAGAGAAGTAAAAGGTTTCGAAAAAATCTTCGAAGAAGTGAAATAG
- a CDS encoding winged helix-turn-helix domain-containing protein → MTETVMGRKKRTRYEIIHDILSQCENGAKKTWLMYKANLSYELTNNYINRLVEKDLISQKDGLYYLTEKGKKLLELLKEYKEKKTALDKVTSQIKDIYGED, encoded by the coding sequence ATGACAGAAACTGTAATGGGTAGAAAAAAGAGGACAAGGTATGAAATAATACATGATATATTATCACAGTGCGAGAACGGTGCAAAGAAGACTTGGCTAATGTATAAGGCAAATCTAAGCTATGAACTAACAAATAACTACATAAACAGACTAGTAGAGAAAGATTTAATATCTCAAAAAGACGGTCTGTATTACCTCACCGAAAAAGGTAAGAAGTTACTAGAGCTACTAAAGGAATATAAGGAAAAGAAGACAGCACTAGATAAGGTAACGTCTCAGATTAAGGATATATACGGAGAAGACTAA
- a CDS encoding arylmalonate decarboxylase, giving the protein MPGGRGRIGLILPANNAAMEYDMWKMAPEGVTIHSTRMKPTKGCEPDNVEEFERELKYVYSLLEEVSDVIVYGRTYGTHRHVDVIRKVIRKEVVIPEEEVYNLLRELKVKKIWVGTPYIKERTLEEVEFWRSKGFEVVGYDGLGKVKGVDISNTPIFTIYRLVKRNLDKVINADAIYIACTALSTYEAVTYLHEDLGIPVISENTATMWGTLRKLKIKNRVPGF; this is encoded by the coding sequence ATGCCAGGCGGAAGAGGGAGGATAGGACTCATTTTACCTGCAAATAACGCAGCTATGGAATACGACATGTGGAAAATGGCACCAGAAGGAGTAACAATCCATTCGACGAGGATGAAACCTACGAAAGGGTGTGAGCCTGACAACGTAGAGGAGTTCGAAAGAGAGCTTAAGTACGTCTACTCCCTACTAGAGGAAGTATCAGACGTCATAGTCTACGGGAGGACTTACGGTACACATAGACATGTAGACGTTATAAGGAAGGTAATAAGGAAGGAAGTAGTGATCCCAGAAGAAGAAGTCTACAACTTATTAAGAGAATTAAAAGTAAAGAAAATCTGGGTAGGAACACCGTATATAAAGGAGAGAACTTTGGAAGAGGTAGAGTTTTGGAGGTCTAAGGGGTTCGAGGTAGTCGGTTATGACGGGTTAGGAAAGGTAAAAGGTGTTGATATTTCTAATACTCCAATATTTACTATTTACAGGCTTGTAAAGAGAAACCTCGATAAGGTAATTAACGCTGACGCTATTTACATCGCATGTACAGCACTATCTACCTATGAGGCAGTAACATACTTACACGAGGACTTAGGAATACCGGTAATTTCTGAAAATACTGCTACCATGTGGGGGACATTAAGAAAATTGAAAATTAAAAACAGGGTTCCGGGGTTTTGA
- a CDS encoding phosphate-starvation-inducible PsiE family protein: protein MKAEKKNIKKRFSLNLPEEKIVMYVAKIVEIILLLAIAIVIAYTVVDIFLLIPTGLLSEIFGLVGNAFLVVVLLELFQSIVDFGRGRGRSVIYVMDATMSFVLREIIIDLINGINSITDLVYLSSITLIIAVSRFLISFRLRRKR from the coding sequence TTGAAGGCAGAAAAAAAGAATATAAAAAAGCGATTTAGTCTCAATTTACCAGAAGAAAAAATAGTGATGTATGTAGCCAAGATAGTTGAAATCATCCTACTGTTAGCCATAGCAATTGTAATTGCATATACTGTGGTCGACATATTCCTCCTAATACCAACAGGGCTTCTTAGTGAGATCTTTGGGTTAGTAGGTAACGCGTTTTTAGTAGTTGTCTTATTAGAGCTATTCCAAAGCATTGTAGATTTCGGTAGAGGAAGAGGGAGGAGTGTAATTTACGTCATGGACGCTACTATGAGCTTTGTACTTAGAGAAATTATTATAGACCTGATAAACGGTATAAATAGCATAACAGACCTAGTGTACTTATCCTCTATTACACTAATAATCGCTGTTAGTAGGTTCCTGATCTCTTTCAGGCTAAGGAGAAAACGCTAA
- a CDS encoding methyltransferase domain-containing protein — MIDVNDFQPVLRMGITVDEEAYIARKLAPVVDKVEDRVLDIAPSNCLIPIYLSVELGKEILAVDDWKYFKREDAEKLIKKYNANVKLFDGLPKIPFGNESFYFIYSVMYFYNLKRDIMKIVVSEIRRILKTHGQVLIVDPIMTRGKIRKEMEEQKFKLIEYTENNALSFSKWEKTE, encoded by the coding sequence ATGATAGATGTAAATGACTTCCAGCCCGTTTTAAGGATGGGCATAACTGTTGATGAGGAAGCATATATAGCAAGAAAATTAGCGCCCGTGGTAGACAAAGTAGAAGACAGAGTTTTAGATATAGCACCTAGTAATTGTTTAATCCCCATCTATCTCTCCGTTGAACTGGGGAAAGAAATCCTAGCTGTAGATGACTGGAAGTATTTTAAGAGAGAAGACGCTGAAAAGTTAATAAAAAAATATAACGCTAACGTTAAACTTTTCGACGGGTTACCCAAGATCCCCTTTGGTAACGAGAGTTTTTACTTTATCTATAGTGTAATGTACTTCTACAACTTAAAGAGGGATATCATGAAAATAGTAGTATCTGAGATAAGGAGGATACTTAAAACACACGGGCAAGTACTCATAGTAGACCCAATAATGACCAGAGGAAAGATCAGAAAAGAAATGGAAGAGCAAAAGTTTAAACTTATAGAATACACGGAAAATAACGCGCTGTCATTTAGTAAATGGGAAAAAACAGAATGA